A window of the Bdellovibrio sp. ZAP7 genome harbors these coding sequences:
- a CDS encoding SurA N-terminal domain-containing protein produces the protein MNENLADKMKRKLSAKSITAIVLFGAIILTFVFMGAPGKLGMGVGSAAQVNNTLISIADFQNEENRVAEYYKNIFGSQMDFSSQRQLLRQQAIENLVRMELVSQAAQKAGILATDQEVADFIMKDVPFFQQNGQFQREFYKSYLENSRTSAGNFEQKIRKDISNIRTRHLFEIANRTPAAELGKMQELRGGKINVSFVKIDEDALIKAMTKEKAEAAIKALDEALAKGDEAAVNAQLKEMKAGWEETGLVEIGADQFPKITSRVATESIFELTKAQPLLKRIVRDGNQKYVLKLKDTKMEAGKALEPNVLEMTQKRRGDGMFEAWVNQFRKNSHVTMNKQIMEM, from the coding sequence ATGAACGAAAATTTGGCAGATAAAATGAAAAGAAAGCTCTCTGCAAAGAGCATCACAGCGATCGTTCTTTTCGGTGCTATCATTCTTACATTCGTATTCATGGGTGCCCCTGGGAAACTGGGTATGGGCGTGGGTTCTGCGGCGCAGGTGAACAACACTTTGATCTCTATCGCTGACTTCCAAAACGAGGAAAACCGCGTTGCGGAATACTATAAAAACATCTTCGGAAGCCAGATGGACTTTAGCTCTCAGCGTCAACTTCTTCGCCAGCAAGCGATTGAGAACTTGGTGCGTATGGAGCTTGTTTCCCAAGCTGCGCAAAAGGCAGGCATTTTGGCAACAGACCAAGAAGTTGCAGACTTCATCATGAAGGATGTTCCGTTCTTTCAACAAAACGGTCAGTTCCAGCGTGAATTCTACAAAAGCTACCTGGAAAACAGCCGTACTTCTGCTGGTAACTTCGAGCAAAAAATCAGAAAAGACATTTCTAATATCCGCACGCGTCACTTGTTTGAAATCGCGAATCGCACTCCTGCTGCGGAGTTAGGCAAAATGCAGGAGCTTCGCGGTGGCAAAATCAACGTATCTTTCGTGAAAATTGACGAAGATGCTTTGATCAAAGCGATGACTAAAGAAAAGGCGGAAGCGGCAATCAAAGCTTTGGATGAAGCTTTGGCAAAAGGTGACGAAGCCGCAGTTAACGCTCAGCTAAAAGAAATGAAAGCGGGCTGGGAAGAAACAGGTTTGGTTGAGATTGGTGCAGACCAATTCCCTAAAATCACTAGCCGTGTTGCAACTGAATCCATCTTTGAACTAACGAAAGCTCAACCTTTGTTGAAACGCATCGTTCGTGATGGAAATCAAAAATACGTGTTGAAACTTAAAGACACGAAAATGGAAGCGGGCAAAGCTCTTGAGCCGAACGTTCTTGAAATGACGCAAAAGCGTCGTGGCGACGGCATGTTCGAGGCTTGGGTGAACCAATTCCGTAAGAACTCGCATGTAACAATGAACAAGCAAATCATGGAAATGTAA
- the mreC gene encoding rod shape-determining protein MreC: MNFFNFDLKKLVLIGIVLALPLISINMQQRPQESHWLVKPFSMLGSAVSETFYGFSHGVKDTTAMYLDLINIKKQSEQLHSTNNELQSRLNSMNELQVENDRLRGLLEFKQQTKMKLTSAQVIGRDLVIDHNTITINKGTQDGLKSGMAVITTAGVLGYIFKPEPFTAHVMLITDRYAVVDGIVQRTRAHGIVEGKSQTSCALKYVERTEDVKEGDLVVTGGLDNIFPKGFPVAIVESVERKTFSVSLKVDLRPVVDPYKVEEVFIIVDSSKEDFGDKYAPQAATGVEGAVPNATPGTEAPPVNQASPAHTPTLAKPATTGATPAASPAVTPKATPKETPKATPATKPQENP, from the coding sequence TTGAATTTCTTCAACTTTGATCTCAAAAAACTGGTGCTCATCGGAATCGTTCTGGCTTTGCCACTCATTTCCATCAACATGCAGCAACGCCCTCAAGAATCCCATTGGTTGGTAAAACCATTCAGCATGTTAGGCAGCGCCGTGTCCGAAACATTCTATGGCTTCAGCCACGGGGTCAAGGACACCACGGCAATGTACTTGGATTTGATTAACATCAAGAAACAAAGCGAGCAATTGCACAGCACCAACAACGAATTGCAAAGCCGCTTGAATTCCATGAACGAGTTGCAAGTTGAAAATGATCGCCTGCGTGGATTGCTGGAGTTCAAACAGCAAACGAAAATGAAACTGACTTCCGCACAAGTTATCGGCCGTGACCTGGTGATTGATCACAACACAATCACGATCAATAAAGGCACACAAGACGGTTTGAAAAGCGGTATGGCCGTTATCACGACTGCGGGTGTTTTGGGTTATATCTTTAAGCCAGAGCCCTTCACTGCTCACGTGATGTTAATCACCGACCGTTACGCAGTGGTGGATGGTATCGTTCAACGCACTCGTGCGCATGGTATCGTGGAAGGCAAAAGCCAAACCAGCTGTGCACTTAAATATGTGGAACGCACCGAGGACGTAAAAGAAGGTGACCTGGTTGTGACCGGTGGCTTGGATAACATCTTCCCGAAAGGCTTTCCAGTTGCGATCGTGGAATCAGTTGAAAGAAAAACCTTCTCCGTTTCTTTGAAAGTTGATTTGCGCCCGGTTGTTGATCCTTACAAAGTTGAAGAAGTTTTCATCATCGTGGATTCCTCCAAAGAAGACTTTGGCGACAAATATGCTCCGCAAGCAGCGACAGGTGTTGAAGGAGCGGTTCCTAATGCAACTCCTGGCACAGAAGCTCCTCCGGTGAATCAAGCCTCCCCGGCTCACACACCGACATTGGCGAAACCAGCGACGACAGGAGCTACACCCGCCGCATCTCCAGCGGTGACTCCGAAAGCGACACCTAAAGAAACTCCGAAAGCCACACCTGCAACGAAGCCTCAGGAGAATCCGTAG